In Drosophila pseudoobscura strain MV-25-SWS-2005 chromosome 4, UCI_Dpse_MV25, whole genome shotgun sequence, the following proteins share a genomic window:
- the LOC26532384 gene encoding uncharacterized protein: MAGKTCRRRSQRDQELLCEFVRKSATCAACQDAPETPKNIVHGAPPRATDNPHWK, encoded by the coding sequence ATGGCAGGGAAAACATGTCGCCGACGGAGTCAAAGGGATCAAGAGTTGCTTTGCGAATTCGTGCGGAAATCTGCTACGTGTGCGGCATGCCAAGATGCCCCAgaaaccccaaaaaatatAGTACATGGAGCCCCCCCGAGGGCCACTGACAATCCGCATTGGAAGTGA
- the LOC4816567 gene encoding trichohyalin yields the protein MSDVKMEYDWVDTGVDQPDWTFKPLPQACREKEVAKAGCHTPQAYRFKDIYEGKKKQQLRKCLEAERKQREFHSRPVPNFRQLHERQAAKPAVHRVTQPVTPNVLKNSAPAEMRRRQRLKLELESSRPALKPLPSQSLAEPRLQIKPFNLSAEKRVQKRRLFNAQTSQKQEARRQQQEEQRLRKEREDYQKHRQLTTFRARPSPFSITPR from the coding sequence ATGTCTGATGTGAAAATGGAATACGATTGGGTCGACACGGGTGTGGATCAGCCCGACTGGACGTTCAAGCCCTTGCCACAGGCCTGCAGGGAGAAGGAGGTGGCCAAGGCCGGCTGCCACACCCCCCAGGCGTACCGCTTCAAGGACATCTACGAGGgcaagaagaagcagcagctgcgcaAGTGCCTCGAGGCGGAGCGCAAGCAGCGCGAGTTCCACAGCCGTCCAGTGCCCAACTTTCGGCAGCTCCACGAGCGCCAGGCGGCCAAGCCCGCCGTCCACCGGGTTACCCAGCCGGTCACCCCCAACGTGCTCAAGAACTCTGCTCCGGCGGAGATGAGGCGCCGCCAGCGACtcaagctggagctggagtcctCGCGTCCAGCTCTGAAGCCTCTCCCCAGCCAGTCCCTGGCCGAGCCTCGCCTTCAGATAAAGCCCTTCAATCTGTCGGCCGAAAAGCGGGTCCAGAAGCGGCGCCTCTTCAATGCCCAGACCTCGCAGAAGCAGGAGGCCcgtcgccagcagcaggaggagcagcgccTCCGTAAGGAGCGTGAGGACTACCAGAAGCACCGCCAGTTGACCACGTTCCGGGCTCGTCCTAGCCCGTTCAGCATTACGCCACGTTAA